Proteins found in one Geomonas subterranea genomic segment:
- the opp4C gene encoding oligopeptide ABC transporter permease, producing MRDQVSSPLREFWQRFTANRFATGGLVVIVVLFLLSLAAGVVTPYRPDTIDAWHVLLPPSASHWFGTDELGRDVFTRVVYGARVSLKVGFVAVGIAVVIGTVIGLFAGFYGGWIDSVLMRLVDIMLCFPTFFLILAVIAMLEPSIWYIMVIIGLTGWMGVARLVRAEVLSLKSRDFILAARVLGASDLRIIFRHILPNALSPVLVSATLGVAGAILTESALSFLGIGVQPPTPSWGNILTSGKDYIEFAWWLSLFPGVAILVTVLSYNLVGEGIRDALDPRRQ from the coding sequence ATGCGTGACCAGGTAAGCAGCCCGCTCCGCGAGTTCTGGCAGCGCTTCACGGCCAACCGTTTCGCTACGGGGGGGCTGGTCGTGATCGTGGTCCTGTTCCTGCTGTCCCTGGCGGCTGGAGTGGTGACGCCGTACCGGCCGGACACCATCGACGCCTGGCACGTGCTTTTGCCCCCTTCCGCCAGCCACTGGTTCGGGACGGACGAGTTGGGGCGCGACGTGTTCACCCGTGTCGTGTACGGCGCGAGGGTATCGCTCAAGGTAGGCTTCGTCGCGGTCGGCATCGCGGTGGTCATCGGCACGGTTATCGGTCTTTTCGCCGGTTTTTACGGCGGGTGGATCGATTCGGTCCTGATGCGGCTGGTCGACATCATGCTCTGCTTCCCGACCTTCTTCCTGATCCTCGCCGTGATCGCCATGCTGGAGCCTTCCATCTGGTACATCATGGTGATCATCGGCCTCACCGGCTGGATGGGGGTGGCGCGCCTGGTGCGCGCGGAGGTGCTTTCGCTGAAGAGCCGTGACTTCATCCTGGCGGCGCGGGTGCTGGGAGCTTCGGATCTGCGCATCATCTTCCGGCACATCCTTCCCAACGCGCTGTCTCCGGTGCTGGTTTCGGCGACGCTCGGGGTGGCCGGTGCCATCCTCACCGAGTCCGCGCTCTCATTCTTGGGAATCGGCGTGCAGCCGCCGACGCCAAGCTGGGGCAACATCCTGACCTCGGGCAAGGACTACATCGAGTTCGCCTGGTGGCTCTCGCTGTTCCCGGGGGTGGCCATCCTGGTCACCGTGCTTTCCTACAACCTGGTGGGGGAGGGGATCCGCGACGCGCTCGACCCGAGAAGGCAGTAA
- a CDS encoding ABC transporter permease gives MANYLIKRILMLIPLLLGITLITFTVIHLAPGEPVEMQTAMSPKASAASRARLREFYGLDKPLHVQYGMWLSNLSRLDFGRSFAPDNRPVLDKIKERIPITISLNVVALILEFGLALPIGIMAAVHRDTLLDRAISVFVFVGFAVPTFWLALLCMYLFGVKLSWLPISGIHSLGSDHWSWWWRTLDLARHLVLPISIATFGSLAGLSRYMRSTMIEVLSQDYITTARAKGVRERVIIYRHALKNALLPVITLLGFSLPALIGGSVIFETIFSIPGMGQLFYQGVMARDYPLVMGILVIGACLTLVGNLLADLCYAVADPRIRHGRG, from the coding sequence ATGGCCAATTACCTGATCAAACGGATACTCATGCTGATCCCGCTGCTCTTGGGGATCACGCTGATTACCTTCACGGTGATCCATCTCGCTCCGGGGGAACCCGTGGAGATGCAGACGGCGATGAGTCCCAAGGCTTCGGCCGCGTCGCGGGCCCGGCTGCGGGAGTTCTACGGCCTGGACAAGCCGCTGCACGTGCAGTACGGGATGTGGCTCTCCAACCTCTCGCGGCTCGATTTCGGCCGCTCCTTCGCGCCGGACAACCGGCCGGTGCTGGACAAGATCAAGGAGAGGATCCCGATCACCATCTCGCTCAACGTGGTCGCCCTGATCCTGGAGTTCGGCCTCGCGCTCCCCATCGGCATCATGGCCGCCGTGCACCGTGACACCCTGCTGGACCGCGCCATCTCGGTCTTCGTCTTCGTCGGGTTCGCCGTGCCCACCTTCTGGCTGGCCCTTTTGTGCATGTACCTCTTCGGGGTGAAGCTCTCCTGGCTTCCCATCTCCGGCATCCACTCGCTGGGGAGCGACCACTGGTCCTGGTGGTGGCGCACCCTCGACCTCGCAAGACACCTGGTGCTCCCGATCTCCATCGCCACGTTCGGGAGCCTGGCGGGGCTCTCCCGCTACATGCGCTCCACGATGATCGAGGTCCTGTCGCAGGACTACATCACGACGGCGCGGGCCAAGGGGGTGCGGGAGCGGGTCATCATCTACCGGCACGCCCTGAAAAACGCGCTCCTTCCGGTGATCACTCTGCTCGGCTTCTCGCTTCCGGCCCTGATCGGCGGCAGCGTCATTTTCGAGACCATCTTCTCCATCCCCGGCATGGGGCAGCTTTTCTACCAGGGCGTCATGGCGCGCGACTACCCGCTGGTGATGGGCATCCTCGTCATCGGCGCCTGCCTGACCCTGGTCGGCAACCTGCTGGCCGACCTCTGCTACGCCGTCGCCGATCCGCGCATCCGGCATGGGAGGGGATGA
- a CDS encoding peptide-binding protein, with protein MILARILCLLLLLMCAACGQDAPWNKVQAQGGKGAQFVTGSIGEPSTLIPILASDSASSDIAGLVYNGLVRYDKNLKLEGDLAESWDVSGDGLQITFHLRRGVKWHDGHDFTSRDVLYTYRVTVDPKTPTAYAEDFKQVQSAQAPDPYTFRVSYAKPFAPALASWGMPILPAHLLEGKDITKSPLSRNPVGTGPYIFKEWVPGQRLALEANPNYWEGAPHLSRYVYRIIPDNSTMYMELKAGGVDMMGLSPVQYQRQTTSRQFLERFNKYRYPASAYTYLGYNLRLPMFQDVRVRRAITCAINKEEIIQGVLLGMGQIAHGPYKPGTWAYKAKVENDPGYDPARAKALLEEAGYRMGGDGIMARGGKPLSFTIMTNQGNDQRLKCAQIIQMRLRQVGIDVKIRVMEWASFLTNFIDKGKFDAVLMGWTISQDPDLYDVWHSSKTGPKELNFIHYLNPELDRLIVEGRGTFDMAKRRDCYYRIQEILAKDQPYTFLYVPDALPVVTSRIKGIEPAPAGIMHNFIKWYVE; from the coding sequence ATGATCCTGGCCCGAATCCTTTGCCTCCTGCTCCTCCTGATGTGCGCCGCCTGCGGCCAGGATGCGCCCTGGAATAAGGTGCAGGCGCAGGGGGGGAAGGGTGCGCAGTTCGTCACCGGCAGTATCGGCGAGCCTTCCACCCTGATACCCATCCTCGCCTCCGACAGCGCTTCCAGTGACATCGCGGGGCTGGTCTACAACGGGCTGGTGCGCTACGACAAGAACCTGAAGCTTGAAGGGGACCTGGCCGAGTCGTGGGACGTTTCCGGGGACGGGCTCCAGATCACCTTCCATCTGCGCCGCGGGGTGAAGTGGCACGACGGCCATGACTTCACCTCGCGCGACGTGCTCTACACCTACCGCGTCACCGTCGATCCCAAGACCCCGACCGCATACGCCGAGGATTTCAAGCAGGTGCAGAGCGCCCAGGCACCCGACCCGTACACCTTCCGGGTCAGCTACGCGAAACCCTTCGCACCCGCGCTCGCCTCCTGGGGGATGCCGATCCTTCCCGCGCACCTCCTCGAAGGTAAGGACATCACCAAGAGCCCGCTTTCGCGAAACCCGGTCGGCACTGGCCCGTACATCTTCAAGGAATGGGTCCCCGGGCAGCGACTCGCGCTGGAGGCCAATCCCAATTACTGGGAAGGGGCGCCGCACCTCTCCCGCTACGTCTACCGCATCATCCCCGACAACTCGACCATGTACATGGAGCTCAAGGCGGGGGGAGTGGACATGATGGGGCTCTCCCCGGTGCAGTACCAGCGCCAGACCACGAGCAGGCAGTTCCTGGAGCGCTTCAACAAGTACCGCTACCCGGCCTCGGCCTACACCTACCTCGGCTACAACCTGCGGCTGCCCATGTTCCAGGACGTCAGGGTGCGCCGGGCCATCACCTGCGCCATCAACAAGGAAGAGATCATCCAGGGGGTGCTGCTCGGCATGGGGCAGATCGCCCACGGCCCCTACAAGCCCGGCACCTGGGCCTACAAGGCCAAGGTGGAGAACGACCCCGGCTACGATCCGGCACGTGCCAAGGCCCTCCTGGAGGAGGCGGGGTACCGCATGGGGGGGGATGGCATCATGGCGAGGGGGGGCAAGCCGCTCAGCTTCACCATCATGACCAACCAGGGGAACGACCAGCGCCTCAAATGCGCGCAGATCATCCAGATGCGCCTGAGGCAGGTCGGCATCGACGTGAAGATCCGGGTGATGGAGTGGGCTTCCTTTTTGACCAACTTCATCGACAAGGGGAAGTTCGACGCCGTGCTCATGGGATGGACCATCTCCCAGGACCCCGACCTCTACGACGTCTGGCACTCCTCGAAGACCGGCCCCAAGGAGTTGAACTTCATCCACTATCTGAACCCCGAGCTGGACCGGCTCATCGTCGAGGGGCGCGGCACCTTCGATATGGCGAAGCGGCGCGACTGCTACTACAGGATCCAGGAGATCCTCGCCAAGGACCAGCCGTACACGTTCCTTTACGTGCCCGACGCGCTGCCGGTGGTCACTTCGAGGATCAAGGGGATAGAGCCTGCTCCCGCGGGGATCATGCACAACTTCATCAAGTGGTATGTGGAGTAG